A region of Hymenobacter sp. J193 DNA encodes the following proteins:
- a CDS encoding DUF305 domain-containing protein codes for MPSNLLAPFPGTLLRRFQCDGARLLAALLVALAVSGCNSEPTDSAAHEADIHDKPRPAPVPVAPPNLADSLQLMVRQLDAVRRIGCWDEDFASLMIVHHAGAQRLAAVQISRGKDSTLRAMAQHVVKSHEKDTHVLALALKREPPAGQEYRPGNAKDPFVRRIAAALAPLRQVPTLPGSPDADFATLMELHHRSGVALAQAELAFGRNAELRDAARRIVRDQQQEIKQFQRWLKSNPAGVTN; via the coding sequence ATGCCTTCCAACCTGCTTGCCCCATTCCCCGGCACCCTGCTCCGCCGCTTCCAGTGCGACGGGGCGCGTTTGCTCGCGGCCCTGCTCGTGGCCCTGGCCGTGAGCGGCTGCAACTCCGAGCCCACCGACTCAGCGGCCCACGAAGCCGACATACACGACAAGCCCCGGCCTGCTCCGGTCCCGGTCGCGCCTCCGAATCTGGCCGACTCCCTGCAGCTCATGGTCCGCCAGTTGGATGCCGTGCGGCGCATCGGCTGCTGGGACGAAGACTTTGCCAGCCTGATGATTGTGCACCACGCCGGGGCCCAGCGCCTGGCGGCCGTGCAAATCTCGCGGGGCAAGGACTCTACCCTGCGGGCCATGGCCCAGCACGTGGTGAAAAGCCACGAAAAAGACACCCACGTGCTCGCCTTGGCTCTCAAACGCGAGCCGCCCGCCGGGCAGGAGTACCGGCCGGGCAACGCCAAAGACCCGTTCGTGCGCCGCATTGCGGCGGCCTTGGCCCCCCTGCGCCAGGTGCCGACTCTGCCCGGCAGCCCCGACGCCGACTTTGCCACTCTGATGGAGCTGCACCACCGCAGCGGCGTAGCCCTGGCCCAGGCGGAGCTGGCGTTTGGCCGCAACGCCGAGCTGCGTGATGCGGCCCGGCGCATCGTGCGCGACCAGCAGCAGGAAATCAAGCAATTTCAGCGCTGGCTGAAAAGCAACCCCGCCGGGGTGACCAACTAA
- the lpdA gene encoding dihydrolipoyl dehydrogenase — protein sequence MSAASYDVLIIGSGPGGYIAAVRCGQLGLKTAIIEKYPTLGGTCLNVGCIPSKAVLESTELYQKATHQFAEHGIDADNLRADLPRLMARKDQIVSKVCDGVVYLMKKNKVDVIQGVASFVDATTVQVAPSDGGGGEGQQLTAKNIIIATGSKPSTLPFITLDKERIITSTEALALRELPKHLIIVGGGVIGLELGSVYARLGSQVSVVEYTDAIIPTMDRTLGKELLRSLKKQGLAFYLSHKVTAVTREGETVKLTATPAAGGADLQLAGDYCLVSVGRRPYTDGLNLAAAGVELDEKGRVKVNDELQTNVPGIWALGDVVRGAMLAHKASDEGVFVAERIAGHQPHVNYLLIPGVVYTWPEVAGVGYTEEQLKESGTAYKVGTFPYSASGRALAGADTEGLVKVLTAAGTDEILGVHMIGARIADIIAEAVAVMSFRGSAEDVGIMSHAHPTYAEAFKEASLNAAGIGALNM from the coding sequence ATGTCCGCAGCTTCCTACGACGTTCTCATCATCGGCTCCGGCCCCGGCGGCTACATCGCGGCCGTCCGTTGCGGCCAGCTAGGCCTGAAAACGGCCATTATCGAGAAGTACCCCACCCTGGGCGGCACCTGCCTCAACGTGGGATGCATCCCCAGCAAAGCCGTGCTCGAATCCACCGAGCTCTACCAGAAAGCCACCCACCAGTTTGCCGAGCACGGCATCGACGCCGACAACCTGCGCGCCGATTTACCTCGCCTGATGGCGCGCAAGGACCAGATAGTAAGCAAGGTGTGCGACGGCGTGGTGTACCTGATGAAGAAAAACAAGGTGGACGTCATTCAAGGCGTGGCCTCGTTTGTCGACGCTACCACCGTGCAGGTGGCGCCCAGCGACGGGGGCGGTGGGGAAGGGCAGCAGCTGACGGCCAAGAACATTATCATTGCCACCGGCTCCAAACCCAGCACCCTGCCCTTCATCACCCTGGACAAGGAGCGCATCATCACCAGCACCGAGGCGCTGGCGCTGCGTGAGCTGCCGAAGCACCTGATTATCGTGGGCGGCGGCGTTATTGGCCTGGAGCTCGGGTCGGTGTACGCCCGGCTGGGCAGCCAGGTGTCGGTGGTGGAATACACCGACGCCATCATCCCGACCATGGACCGCACCCTGGGCAAGGAGCTGCTGCGTTCCCTTAAAAAGCAGGGGCTGGCGTTTTACCTCTCCCACAAGGTCACGGCCGTGACGCGGGAAGGAGAGACGGTGAAGCTGACAGCTACCCCGGCGGCCGGCGGCGCCGACTTGCAGCTGGCAGGCGACTACTGCTTGGTGTCGGTGGGTCGCCGGCCCTACACCGACGGCCTGAACCTGGCCGCGGCCGGCGTGGAGCTGGACGAGAAGGGCCGCGTAAAAGTCAACGACGAGCTGCAAACCAACGTGCCCGGCATCTGGGCCCTAGGCGATGTGGTGCGCGGGGCCATGCTGGCCCACAAAGCCTCCGACGAGGGCGTGTTCGTGGCCGAGCGCATTGCCGGCCACCAGCCCCACGTCAACTACCTGCTCATTCCGGGGGTGGTCTACACCTGGCCCGAAGTAGCCGGCGTGGGCTACACCGAAGAGCAGCTCAAGGAAAGTGGCACCGCCTACAAGGTGGGCACCTTTCCCTACTCCGCCTCGGGGCGGGCTTTGGCCGGGGCCGATACGGAGGGGCTGGTGAAGGTGCTCACCGCCGCCGGCACCGACGAAATCCTGGGCGTGCACATGATAGGCGCCCGCATCGCCGACATTATTGCCGAAGCCGTAGCCGTGATGAGCTTCCGCGGGTCGGCCGAGGACGTGGGCATCATGTCGCACGCCCACCCCACCTACGCCGAAGCCTTCAAAGAAGCGAGCCTGAACGCGGCGGGCATCGGGGCCTTAAACATGTAA
- a CDS encoding cation diffusion facilitator family transporter, producing the protein MSGAHGMSGSAASRNKRQLTIVFFLTLAYLVAEVIGGYLTGSLALLADAGHMLTDVAGVGLALLAIRFAEKPATPEKTYGYYRFEILAALTNAVVLILISLYILYEAYFRFLDPPKVESTSMLWIAGAGLVINLYCMYLLRQGKDESLNMKGAYFEVLSDMLTSIGVIAAGIIMLTTGWYYADPLLSALIGLFILPRTWTLLKEAVGVLLEGTPAEVNLEALRQGLLAEPGVAAVHDLHAWSLTSGVNALSAHVVLAEGATHDDVLARAHAYVTGKHAVQHATIQVERGDFAQHETHL; encoded by the coding sequence ATGAGCGGGGCCCACGGCATGAGCGGCAGTGCCGCTTCGCGCAACAAGCGCCAGCTGACCATCGTGTTTTTCCTAACGCTGGCCTACCTGGTGGCCGAAGTCATCGGCGGCTACCTCACTGGCAGCCTGGCCCTGCTGGCCGACGCCGGCCACATGCTCACCGACGTGGCCGGCGTGGGGCTGGCCCTGCTGGCCATCCGTTTCGCCGAAAAGCCGGCCACCCCGGAGAAAACCTACGGCTACTACCGCTTTGAAATCCTGGCGGCCCTCACCAACGCGGTGGTGCTCATCCTGATTTCGCTCTACATTCTCTACGAGGCCTATTTCCGCTTTCTGGACCCGCCCAAGGTCGAAAGCACCTCCATGCTCTGGATTGCCGGGGCGGGGTTAGTAATCAACCTGTACTGCATGTACCTGCTGCGCCAGGGCAAAGACGAGAGCCTGAACATGAAAGGCGCCTACTTCGAGGTACTCTCGGACATGCTCACCTCCATCGGCGTCATCGCGGCGGGCATCATCATGCTCACCACCGGCTGGTACTACGCCGACCCGCTGCTCTCGGCCCTTATCGGCCTGTTCATTCTGCCGCGCACCTGGACCCTGCTCAAGGAGGCCGTGGGCGTGCTGCTGGAAGGCACCCCGGCCGAGGTGAACCTGGAAGCCCTGCGCCAGGGCCTGCTGGCCGAGCCGGGCGTGGCGGCTGTGCACGACCTGCACGCCTGGTCGCTCACCTCGGGCGTCAACGCCCTCAGCGCCCACGTGGTGCTGGCCGAGGGTGCCACCCACGACGACGTGCTGGCCCGCGCCCACGCCTACGTGACCGGTAAGCACGCCGTGCAGCACGCTACCATTCAGGTGGAACGCGGCGACTTCGCCCAACACGAAACTCACCTGTAG
- a CDS encoding heavy metal translocating P-type ATPase: MPDPTSPNTDEELNTAKQAKLENVGALSRDQLTPEAAAAPEGHDVPGHDHSDHEGHDHPAGKKVVDLAGQAADEHAGHDHASGDDHDHGPVGANPYLWPGVALALLLGGLALDYYDVTWFTKYVRLAWYGVAFLLVGWKVMKAAVLSIPSGNVFNEFLLMSIATLGAFAIGEYPEGVAVMLFYTVGELFQDAAVNRAKRSIRALLEIQATEVTVIRNGQPLVLDPKEVVVGDTIEVKPGEKVALDGTLTKGPASFNTAALTGESVPQTKQAGEAVLAGMVNLESLIQVAVTAGYKDTKLARILAMVQDAVGRKAKTQQFITKFAKVYTPIVVALAVLLVLVPYFVVDDYVFRTWLYRALVFLVISCPCALVISIPLGYFGGIGAASKAGILFKGSNFLDVMRELDTVVMDKTGTLTQGVFAVQQVQPAPGLESAQLLRLVGALETKSTHPIAKAVVLHVGAAVQGVSVENVEEISGHGMRGKVDGKDVLAGNTKLLTKFSVPYPTEVDQILDSIVVAAVDGKYAGYVTVADSPKEDAARTVQELRADGITKIVMLSGDKDSITQRVAKELGIDEAHGGLLPEDKARYVQEYKDAGRKLAFVGDGVNDAPVVALADVGIAMGGLGSDATIETADVVIQTDHPSKIATARRIARATHSVVWQNIWLAFIVKGIVLILGAGGLATMWEAVFADVGVALLAILNAVRIQRMDYATPGTGGTPPAAPAAPLAQKNLSVVESMPRELREGPHHHSGPSA; the protein is encoded by the coding sequence ATGCCTGACCCAACCTCCCCCAACACCGACGAAGAGCTCAACACCGCCAAGCAGGCGAAGCTCGAAAACGTGGGCGCCCTGAGCCGCGACCAGCTCACGCCCGAAGCCGCCGCCGCGCCCGAAGGCCACGACGTGCCCGGCCACGACCACAGCGACCACGAAGGCCACGACCACCCCGCCGGCAAAAAGGTCGTGGACCTGGCCGGCCAGGCTGCCGACGAGCACGCCGGCCACGACCACGCCAGCGGCGACGACCACGACCACGGCCCGGTGGGTGCCAACCCCTACCTGTGGCCCGGCGTGGCCCTGGCCCTGCTGCTGGGCGGCCTGGCCCTGGACTACTACGACGTAACCTGGTTTACTAAATACGTGCGCCTGGCCTGGTACGGGGTGGCCTTTCTGCTTGTGGGCTGGAAGGTGATGAAAGCCGCCGTGCTCAGCATCCCCTCGGGCAACGTGTTCAACGAGTTTCTGCTCATGAGCATCGCCACGCTCGGGGCCTTTGCCATCGGGGAGTACCCGGAGGGCGTGGCCGTGATGCTGTTTTACACCGTGGGCGAGCTGTTTCAGGACGCGGCCGTGAACCGCGCCAAGCGCAGCATCCGGGCCCTGCTCGAAATCCAGGCCACCGAAGTCACCGTCATCCGCAACGGGCAGCCGCTGGTGCTCGACCCCAAGGAGGTAGTAGTCGGCGACACCATCGAGGTGAAGCCGGGCGAAAAAGTGGCCCTGGACGGCACGCTGACCAAGGGCCCGGCTTCTTTCAACACCGCCGCCCTGACCGGGGAGTCCGTGCCCCAGACCAAGCAGGCCGGCGAGGCCGTGCTGGCCGGCATGGTCAACCTGGAGAGCCTGATTCAGGTGGCCGTGACGGCCGGCTATAAGGACACCAAGCTGGCCCGCATTTTGGCCATGGTGCAGGACGCGGTGGGCCGCAAGGCCAAGACCCAGCAGTTCATTACCAAGTTCGCCAAGGTCTACACGCCCATCGTGGTGGCCCTGGCCGTGCTGCTGGTGCTGGTGCCCTACTTCGTGGTGGACGATTACGTGTTCCGCACCTGGCTCTACCGGGCCCTGGTGTTCCTGGTCATCTCCTGCCCCTGCGCGCTGGTCATCAGCATTCCGCTGGGCTACTTCGGCGGCATCGGCGCCGCGTCCAAAGCGGGCATTCTCTTCAAAGGCTCCAACTTCCTGGACGTGATGCGCGAGCTCGACACGGTAGTCATGGACAAGACCGGCACGCTCACCCAGGGTGTATTTGCCGTGCAGCAGGTGCAGCCCGCGCCGGGCCTGGAGTCCGCGCAGCTGCTGCGGCTGGTGGGCGCGCTGGAAACCAAATCCACCCACCCCATCGCCAAGGCCGTGGTGCTGCACGTGGGCGCGGCGGTGCAGGGCGTTTCGGTGGAGAACGTGGAAGAGATTTCCGGCCACGGCATGCGCGGTAAAGTGGACGGCAAAGACGTGCTGGCCGGCAACACCAAGCTGCTGACCAAATTCAGCGTGCCTTATCCTACTGAAGTTGACCAGATTCTGGACAGCATCGTGGTGGCGGCTGTGGATGGCAAGTACGCCGGCTACGTCACCGTGGCCGACTCACCCAAAGAGGACGCCGCCCGCACGGTTCAGGAGCTGCGCGCCGACGGCATCACCAAAATCGTGATGCTCTCCGGCGACAAGGACAGCATCACCCAGCGCGTGGCCAAGGAGCTGGGCATTGACGAGGCCCACGGCGGGCTGCTGCCCGAAGACAAGGCCCGCTACGTGCAGGAATACAAGGACGCGGGCCGCAAGCTGGCCTTCGTGGGCGATGGGGTGAACGATGCCCCCGTGGTAGCGCTGGCCGACGTGGGCATTGCCATGGGCGGCCTGGGCTCCGACGCCACCATCGAAACGGCCGACGTCGTCATTCAGACCGACCACCCCAGCAAGATTGCCACCGCCCGGCGCATTGCCCGCGCCACCCACTCGGTGGTGTGGCAGAACATCTGGCTGGCCTTTATCGTGAAGGGCATCGTGCTCATCCTCGGCGCCGGCGGCCTGGCCACCATGTGGGAAGCCGTGTTTGCCGACGTAGGCGTGGCCTTGCTGGCCATTCTCAACGCCGTGCGCATCCAGCGCATGGACTACGCCACGCCTGGCACGGGCGGTACGCCACCGGCTGCGCCTGCTGCCCCACTGGCCCAGAAAAACCTGTCGGTCGTTGAGTCCATGCCCCGCGAGCTGCGCGAAGGCCCGCACCATCATTCCGGTCCATCAGCATGA
- a CDS encoding YnfA family protein encodes MSYLQPLFLFFLAGLCEIGGGYLMWQWLKADRPAWVGLLGAGLLVAYGWVATWQSTSFGKTYAVYGGVFVVMSIAWAWYFDGFRPDRFDVLGGTVIMLGLAVILFWPRS; translated from the coding sequence ATGAGCTACCTGCAGCCCCTGTTCCTGTTTTTTCTCGCCGGCCTCTGCGAAATCGGGGGCGGCTACCTGATGTGGCAGTGGCTCAAAGCGGACCGTCCGGCCTGGGTAGGATTGCTGGGGGCCGGGCTGCTCGTCGCGTACGGCTGGGTGGCCACGTGGCAATCCACTTCTTTCGGCAAGACCTACGCCGTGTACGGCGGCGTGTTCGTCGTCATGTCAATTGCCTGGGCCTGGTACTTCGACGGCTTCCGGCCCGACCGGTTCGATGTGTTGGGCGGGACGGTTATCATGCTCGGCCTGGCCGTTATCCTGTTCTGGCCCCGTTCGTAA
- a CDS encoding efflux RND transporter periplasmic adaptor subunit, with product MNKIASLLLLLSLTLAGCGADKKETAEAEPAAKGQESGEAGEAEEASDMVTLSAAEQQAAGLKTARLTDRPMGAGLAVTGTLDVPPESTVNITAPLGGFVENTELLQGARVRKGEVLATIRNPEFVTLQQDYLETRARLDYARTELARQKELYEQEVAPQKNYQRAQADYRALQVQTNAQAARLRLAGLPVGGRIVTTASLRAPRAGFVRTVNVTVGQAVTATDALFEIVDPEHLHVELTVFERDVARVQKNQLIRFTLASDSAGSRRERTARVYLVGKAIGEDRTVRVHGHLDQENDPALLPGLYVRALIETGRTQAPTLPDAALVRFEGKNYAFAVEAAGRYRLVPVTLGRSEDNFTEVTLPEGVAATTTFVTDGAYSLLAKMKNAEEEE from the coding sequence ATGAATAAGATTGCATCCCTACTCCTGCTGCTCAGCCTAACCCTGGCCGGCTGCGGTGCTGACAAGAAAGAAACCGCGGAGGCCGAACCCGCTGCCAAAGGCCAGGAATCCGGTGAAGCCGGTGAAGCCGAAGAAGCTTCCGATATGGTGACCCTCTCCGCGGCCGAACAGCAGGCCGCGGGCCTGAAAACCGCCCGCCTGACCGATCGGCCCATGGGCGCAGGGCTGGCCGTGACCGGCACCCTGGACGTGCCCCCAGAAAGCACCGTCAACATCACGGCCCCACTGGGCGGCTTCGTGGAGAATACGGAGCTGCTGCAGGGGGCCCGCGTGCGCAAGGGCGAGGTGCTGGCCACCATCCGCAACCCCGAGTTCGTGACCCTGCAGCAAGACTACCTCGAAACCCGCGCCCGCCTCGACTACGCCCGCACCGAGCTGGCCCGCCAAAAAGAACTCTACGAGCAGGAAGTAGCCCCCCAGAAAAACTACCAGCGCGCCCAGGCCGATTATCGGGCCCTGCAGGTGCAAACCAACGCCCAGGCGGCCCGGCTGCGGTTGGCCGGCCTACCCGTGGGTGGGCGCATCGTCACCACGGCCAGCCTCCGTGCCCCGCGGGCGGGCTTCGTGCGCACGGTCAACGTCACGGTGGGGCAGGCCGTGACGGCCACCGATGCCCTGTTTGAAATCGTGGACCCTGAGCACCTGCACGTGGAGCTTACCGTCTTCGAGCGCGACGTGGCCCGGGTGCAGAAGAACCAACTCATTCGCTTTACGCTGGCCAGCGACTCCGCCGGCTCGCGCCGCGAGCGCACGGCCCGCGTCTACCTGGTCGGTAAGGCCATTGGCGAGGACCGCACGGTGCGCGTGCACGGCCATTTGGACCAGGAAAACGACCCCGCCCTGCTGCCCGGCCTCTACGTGCGGGCCCTGATTGAAACCGGCCGCACCCAGGCCCCGACCTTGCCCGACGCGGCCCTGGTCCGCTTCGAGGGCAAGAACTACGCCTTTGCCGTGGAAGCCGCCGGCCGCTACCGCCTGGTGCCGGTAACCCTGGGCCGCAGCGAGGACAACTTCACCGAAGTCACCCTGCCCGAAGGAGTGGCGGCCACGACCACCTTCGTCACGGACGGCGCCTACTCGCTGCTGGCCAAGATGAAAAACGCCGAAGAGGAAGAATAG